NNNNNNNNNNNNNNNNNNNNNNNNNNNNNNNNNNNNNNNNNNNNNNNNNNNNNNNNNNNNNNNNNNNNNNNNNNNNNNNNNNNNNNNNNNNNNNNNNNNNNNNNNNNNNNNNNNNNNNNNNNNNNNNNNNNNNNNNNNNNNNNNNNNNNNNNNNNNNNNNNNNNNNNNNNNNNNNNNNNNNNNNNNNNNNNNNNNNNNNNNNNNNNNNNNNNNNNNNNNNNNNNNNNNNNNNNNNNNNNNNNNNNNNNNNNNNNNNNNNNNNNNNNNNNNNNNNNNNNNNNNNNNNNNNNNNNNNNNNNNNNNNNNNNNNNNNNNNNNNNNNNNNNNNNNNNNNNNNNNNNNNNNNNNNNNNNNNNNNNNNNNNNNNNNNNNNNNNNNNNNNNNNNNNNNNNNNNNNNNNNNNNNNNNNNNNNNNNNNNNNNNNNNNNNNNNNNNNNNNNNNNNNNNNNNNNNNNNNNNNNNNNNNNNNNNNNNNNNNNNNNNNNNNNNNNNNNNNNNNNNNNNNNNNNNNNNNNNNNNNNNNNNNNNNNNNNNNNNNNNNNNNNNNNNNNNNNNNNNNNNNNNNNNNNNNNNNNNNNNNNNNNNNNNNNNNNNNNNNNNNNNNNNNNNNNNNNNNNNNNNNNNNNNNNNNNNNNNNNNNNNNNNNNNNNNNNNNNNNNNNNNNNNNNNNNNNNNNNNNNNNNNNNNNNNNNNNNNNNNNNNNNNNNNNNNNNNNNNNNNNNNNNNNNNNNNNNNNNNNNNNNNNNNNNNNNNNNNNNNNNNNNNNNNNNNNNNNNNNNNNNNNNNNNNNNNNNNNNNNNNNNNNNNNNNNNNNNNNNNNNNNNNNNNNNNNNNNNNNNNNNNNNNNNNNNNNNNNNNNNNNNNNNNNNNNNNNNNNNNNNNNNNNNNNNNNNNNNNNNNNNNNNNNNNNNNNNNNNNNNNNNNNNNNNNNNNNNNNNNNNNNNNNNNNNNNNNNNNNNNNNNNNNNNNNNNNNNNNNNNNNNNNNNNNNNNNNNNNNNNNNNNNNNNNNNNNNNNNNNNNNNNNNNNNNNNNNNNNNNNNNNNNNNNNNNNNNNNNNNNNNNNNNNNNNNNNNNNNNNNNNNNNNNNNNNNNNNNNNNNNNNNNNNNNNNNNNNNNNNNNNNNNNNNNNNNNNNNNNNNNNNNNNNNNNNNNNNNNNNNNNNNNNNNNNNNNNNNNNNNNNNNNNNNNNNNNNNNNNNNNNNNNNNNNNNNNNNNNNNNNNNNNNNNNNNNNNNNNNNNNNNNNNNNNNNNNNNNNNNNNNNNNNNNNNNNNNNNNNNNNNNNNNNNNNNNNNNNNNNNNNNNNNNNNNNNNNNNNNNNNNNNNNNNNNNNNNNNNNNNNNNNNNNNNNNNNNNNNNNNNNNNNNNNNNNNNNNNNNNNNNNNNNNNNNNNNNNNNNNNNNNNNNNNNNNNNNNNNNNNNNNNNNNNNNNNNNNNNNNNNNNNNNNNNNNNNNNNNNNNNNNNNNNNNNNNNNNNNNNNNNNNNNNNNNNNNNNNNNNNNNNNNNNNNNNNNNNNNNNNNNNNNNNNNNNNNNNNNNNNNNNNNNNNNNNNNNNNNNNNNNNNNNNNNNNNNNNNNNNNNNNNNNNNNNNNNNNNNNNNNNNNNNNNNNNNNNNNNNNNNNNNNNNNNNNNNNNNNNNNNNNNNNNNNNNNNNNNNNNNNNNNNNNNNNNNNNNNNNNNNNNNNNNNNNNNNNNNNNNNNNNNNNNNNNNNNNNNNNNNNNNNNNNNNNNNNNNNNNNNNNNNNNNNNNNNNNNNNNNNNNNNNNNNNNNNNNNNNNNNNNNNNNNNNNNNNNNNNNNNNNNNNNNNNNNNNNNNNNNNNNNNNNNNNNNNNNNNNNNNNNNNNNNNNNNNNNNNNNNNNNNNNNNNNNNNNNNNNNNNNNNNNNNNNNNNNNNNNNNNNNNNNNNNNNNNNNNNNNNNNNNNNNNNNNNNNNNNNNNNNNNNNNNNNNNNNNNNNNNNNNNNNNNNNNNNNNNNNNNNNNNNNNNNNNNNNNNNNNNNNNNNNNNNNNNNNNNNNNNNNNNNNNNNNNNNNNNNNNNNNNNNNNNNNNNNNNNNNNNNNNNNNNNNNNNNNNNNNNNNNNNNNNNNNNNNNNNNNNNNNNNNNNNNNNNNNNNNNNNNNNNNNNNNNNNNNNNNNNNNNNNNNNNNNNNNNNNNNNNNNNNNNNNNNNNNNNNNNNNNNNNNNNNNNNNNNNNNNNNNNNNNNNNNNNNNNNNNNNNNNNNNNNNNNNNNNNNNNNNNNNNNNNNNNNNNNNNNNNNNNNNNNNNNNNNNNNNNNNNNNNNNNNNNNNNNNNNNNNNNNNNNNNNNNNNNNNNNNNNNNNNNNNNNNNNNNNNNNNNNNNNNNNNNNNNNNNNNNNNNNNNNNNNNNNNNNNNNNNNNNNNNNNNNNNNNNNNNNNNNNNNNNNNNNNNNNNNNNNNNNNNNNNNNNNNNNNNNNNNNNNNNNNNNNNNNNNNNNNNNNNNNNNNNNNNNNNNNNNNNNNNNNNNNNNNNNNNNNNNNNNNNNNNNNNNNNNNNNNNNNNNNNNNNNNNNNNNNNNNNNNNNNNNNNNNNNNNNNNNNNNNNNNNNNNNNNNNNNNNNNNNNNNNNNNNNNNNNNNNNNNNNNNNNNNNNNNNNNNNNNNNNNNNNNNNNNNNNNNNNNNNNNNNNNNNNNNNNNNNNNNNNNNNNNNNNNNNNNNNNNNNNNNNNNNNNNNNNNNNNNNNNNNNNNNNNNNNNNNNNNNNNNNNNNNNNNNNNNNNNNNNNNNNNNNNNNNNNNNNNNNNNNNNNNNNNNNNNNNNNNNNNNNNNNNNNNNNNNNNNNNNNNNNNNNNNNNNNNNNNNNNNNNNNNNNNNNNNNNNNNNNNNNNNNNNNNNNNNNNNNNNNNNNNNNNNNNNNNNNNNNNNNNNNNNNNNNNNNNNNNNNNNNNNNNNNNNNNNNNNNNNNNNNNNNNNNNNNNNNNNNNNNNNNNNNNNNNNNNNNNNNNNNNNNNNNNNNNNNNNNNNNNNNNNNNNNNNNNNNNNNNNNNNNNNNNNNNNNNNNNNNNNNNNNNNNNNNNNNNNNNNNNNNNNNNNNNNNNNNNNNNNNNNNNNNNNNNNNNNNNNNNNNNNNNNNNNNNNNNNNNNNNNNNNNNNNNNNNNNNNNNNNNNNNNNNNNNNNNNNNNNNNNNNNNNNNNNNNNNNNNNNNNNNNNNNNNNNNNNNNNNNNNNNNNNNNNNNNNNNNNNNNNNNNNNNNNNNNNNNNNNNNNNNNNNNNNNNNNNNNNNNNNNNNNNNNNNNNNNNNNNNNNNNNNNNNNNNNNNNNNNNNNNNNNNNNNNNNNNNNNNNNNNNNNNNNNNNNNNNNNNNNNNNNNNNNNNNNNNNNNNNNNNNNNNNNNNNNNNNNNNNNNNNNNNNNNNNNNNNNNNNNNNNNNNNNNNNNNNNNNNNNNNNNNNNNNNNNNNNNNNNNNNNNNNNNNNNNNNNNNNNNNNNNNNNNNNNNNNNNNNNNNNNNNNNNNNNNNNNNNNNNNNNNNNNNNNNNNNNNNNNNNNNNNNNNNNNNNNNNNNNNNNNNNNNNNNNNNNNNNNNNNNNNNNNNNNNNNNNNNNNNNNNNNNNNNNNNNNNNNNNNNNNNNNNNNNNNNNNNNNNNNNNNNNNNNNNNNNNNNNNNNNNNNNNNNNNNNNNNNNNNNNNNNNNNNNNNNNNNNNNNNNNNNNNNNNNNNNNNNNNNNNNNNNNNNNNNNNNNNNNNNNNNNNNNNNNNNNNNNNNNNNNNNNNNNNNNNNNNNNNNNNNNNNNNNNNNNNNNNNNNNNNNNNNNNNNNNNNNNNNNNNNNNNNNNNNNNNNNNNNNNNNNNNNNNNNNNNNNNNNNNNNNNNNNNNNNNNNNNNNNNNNNNNNNNNNNNNNNNNNNNNNNNNNNNNNNNNNNNNNNNNNNNNNNNNNNNNNNNNNNNNNNNNNNNNNNNNNNNNNNNNNNNNNNNNNNNNNNNNNNNNNNNNNNNNNNNNNNNNNNNNNNNNNNNNNNNNNNNNNNNNNNNNNNNNNNNNNNNNNNNNNNNNNNNNNNNNNNNNNNNNNNNNNNNNNNNNNNNNNNNNNNNNNNNNNNNNNNNNNNNNNNNNNNNNNNNNNNNNNNNNNNNNNNNNNNTAAGCTTGAAGAAAACGAGGTAAGAGTAAGGGTAAGAGTTGGAGGAGAAGGGGGGAGGAGAAGCAGATGCTTAGAAATCAAAGCTATCATCAAAACAAAAGTGAAAATTCAAACAACTGGTGATCATTTCTACTAGAAAAACActccaaatttattataagctTGAAGAGAATGAAGAGGAGAAGGAGCAGAGTCTTAGAAATCAAAGCCATCACCAAAACCAGCATCAGCCGAATCACCTATATCTGAAATCATATCACCGATCAACAAACCTCCAACCAGACCAGCTCCGGCTCCCAAAGCCATGCCGCCAATACCGCTCTTCTGCGGCTTATGTTGTTGTTGAACCGGCGGATATCCGAATCCTGACTGCGGCGGGTAACCGCCGTACGCATATCCAGCCTGTGGAGCCGGTGGATATCCGTACCCTTGCGGTAGAGGAGGTGGATATCCGTACCCTTGCGGTGGAGGCGGATACGCATAAGCGCTCCCTGCTGGAGGCGGATAAGCACCTCCGGCCGGATATCCAGAACTAGATCCAGCATAACCTTGGGGATATGCCGCTACTGCCTCGCCGGTTTTCATCACCGGCGGAGGCGGCGGTGCCTGAACAGTGTATTTTTCCCCAAATTTATACGAAAATTCGACGTTACCTTTTTCCTTTCCGCTAGCCGTCCTAACGCCAAAACTGACCGTTCTCTCGGAGTTTCCTTCATCTCCTTTGGCACATTCATCGAGCAATTGCTTAATCGGAACAATAACCTTCCCGATCTTCTTATCACCTAAACTCCGTTCGGAAACGAGtttgatcttcaaattcaGCCGATTACTCTGTGCAGCAGCCTCATCGATTGTGAACTTCATAGCAAAATTCCAGTGAGGATCCGAGCCTCCGTCATTAGCCACGGGAGTCTTCTGCTTCAATTTCCCGCGCGGATCACCAGAGATCGAAACGACGGCGTAGACATCCATCGTTGAG
This is a stretch of genomic DNA from Cucurbita pepo subsp. pepo cultivar mu-cu-16 unplaced genomic scaffold, ASM280686v2 Cp4.1_scaffold000659, whole genome shotgun sequence. It encodes these proteins:
- the LOC111785707 gene encoding protein SRC2-like is translated as MECRSLDINIKNAKGLKNVNLFSTMDVYAVVSISGDPRGKLKQKTPVANDGGSDPHWNFAMKFTIDEAAAQSNRLNLKIKLVSERSLGDKKIGKVIVPIKQLLDECAKGDEGNSERTVSFGVRTASGKEKGNVEFSYKFGEKYTVQAPPPPPVMKTGEAVAAYPQGYAGSSSGYPAGGAYPPPAGSAYAYPPPPQGYGYPPPLPQGYGYPPAPQAGYAYGGYPPQSGFGYPPVQQQHKPQKSGIGGMALGAGAGLVGGLLIGDMISDIGDSADAGFGDGFDF